The Pyrenophora tritici-repentis strain M4 chromosome 8, whole genome shotgun sequence genome contains a region encoding:
- a CDS encoding DUF2406 domain containing protein, which translates to MDQTTQQQTRQRGLSFHSNKSREAPGSPKSDKKASKHERKQSEKTHYDINTKANPNAAMVELQPIAAALEKPTLQSLRSFQHNDGAGNPIADPDLSNPTRSRWERPLDTIRSFEAAIDGEYRRRAQSMRVDQSEVMSTYGSRRSSYYGGGGGNGGGYNDQSRFSTNSGYFPHKQTQRDSYVDGYAHGGPVGGGPPPRMRYGNRMQSDPTFNNRQSMQGVYPMNGYQQSRDTVNTNGSNGSHSDGPYSNDPSSENSSIERGVPVQPPQPDLGSQYGFNGFGRGPIMEEQAGPGYFTQQPSQNGMPSQNGAPPPVPKHATPAAPIKLGGSGPPVTEQRPTTLSKKGSDAGEKRKSWFKRRFSKD; encoded by the exons ATGGACCAGACGACGCAACAGCAAACGCGCCAGCGCGGCCTTAGCTTCCACAGCAACAAAAGTCGCGAAGCGCCCGGAAGTCCCAAGAGCGACAAGAAAGCCTCCAAGCACGAGCGCAAACAGAGCGAAAAGACCCACTACGATATCAATACCAAAGCAAACCCCAACGCCGCCATGGTTGAGTTGCAGCCCA TCGCTGCTGCGCTTGAGAAGCCCACGCTCCAGTCGCTCCGCTCGTTCCAGCACAATGACGGCGCCGGAAACCCCATTG CCGATCCCGACCTTTCCAACCCCACTCGTTCGAGATGGGAACGTCCGCTCGACACGATCCGCTCATTCGAAGCCGCCATTGACGGCGAATACAGACGCCGCGCCCAGTCGATGCGTGTCGACCAGTCCGAGGTCATGAGCACATATGGAAGCCGCCGAAGCAGTTACtatggcggcggcggcggcaaCGGAGGTGGATACAACGATCAGAGTCGTTTCTCGACCAACAGCGGCTATTTCCCTCACAAGCAAACACAACGCGACAGCTACGTCGACGGCTACGCTCACGGCGGACCTGTTGGCGGCGGGCCGCCGCCTCGCATGCGATACGGAAACCGGATGCAATCCGACCCAACCTTCAACAACCGACAAAGTATGCAGGGTGTATACCCAATGAACGGATACCAGCAATCGCGCGACACGGTAAACACCAATGGCTCAAACGGGAGTCACAGCGACGGTCCCTACTCGAATGACCCCAGCAGCGAGAACAGTTCGATTGAGCGCGGCGTACCCGTCCAGCCACCGCAACCAGACCTGGGCTCACAATACGGCTTCAATGGCTTTGGACGAGGTCCTATCATGGAGGAGCAAGCCGGGCCCGGCTACTTTACACAACAACCGTCGCAAAACGGCATGCCCTCGCAGAATGGCGCGCCACCACCAGTGCCAAAACACGCGACTCCGGCAGCTCCTATCAAACTAGGCGGCTCCGGGCCCCCTGTGACGGAACAAAGGCCGACTACGCTATCCAAGAAAGGCAGCGATGCCGGGGAAAAGAGGAAGAGCTGGTTTAAGAGACGGTTCAGCAAAGACTAA
- a CDS encoding Treacle multi-domain protein encodes MTELSVYDNDPTIYLFTSLTAGSSHIITATSRIETILRANKIPFKGVDTATDELAKKLFQRRASGKKLPLIVKEGYVLGGITEIEEWNEYDEIREALGVTSAFTPFPAKPGPPMVSAPSSIIPASAAAKKENVVIPSPETNLALRQLGAEAAKKAASLKPTPTSIKTTNPLLSEKTNTPTSATSGILSPKSVPLPVTPGVANLESPVKETPSSILSPKSVPLPDTPTVAAAKSPMKETPSGILSPKSVPLPQTPTTAKEAAKDTKPATAKADAKPAATKDTKAKDVKAKAATTRTTTAKATTVKATTAKATTAKATTAKATTAKATTTKDVKAKTASSSASGSKDAKPKTTTTSTRKPAAGGLFGLGKPAAKPRAKATTVKDTKSKEAVKAKDVKTTRPTARSGIPKPTDAKKTTKTPVGGAKKAAVAAGAVGAAGAAAAVAATTEKKDEEDKKDEEESPEEESEGEKSEGGEASKPAEAEASDAADKTATTEESSEEDDEEEESSEEDEDEEPKPAAPAADPSSKAEEDEEEEESSEEDDDEEEDDDEEDEEESSDEDEDEEEEKTQAQPAKDASKAGVSVKD; translated from the exons ATGACCGAACTCAGTGTCTACGACAATGACCCGACCATTTATCTCTTCACCTCGCTGACTGCTGGGTCCTCGCACATCATCACTGCTACCTCGCGAATTGAGACAATCCTGCGGGCGAACAAGATTCCGTTCAAGGGCGTTGATACCGCGACAGATGAGCTAGCAAAGAAGTTGTTCCAGCGGAGAGCCAGTGGGAAGAAGCTTCCGTTGATAGTCAAGGAGGGATATGTCTTGGGT GGCATCACTGAAATTGAAGAATGGAACGAGTACGATGAGATTAGAGAAGCGCTGGGAGTCACCTCAGCTTTCACCCCATTCCCCGCGAAACCTGGGCCACCCATGGTATCCGCACCGTCATCGATCATTCCCGCAAGCGCAGCTGCGAAGAAGGAGAATGTCGTGATCCCGAGCCCGGAGACGAACCTCGCGCTTCGCCAACTGGGCGCTGAAGCAGCGAAGAAGGCGGCGAGCTTGAAGCCTACACCGACTAGTATCAAGACGACAAACCCGCTGTTGAGCGAGAAGACAAATACCCCAACCTCCGCGACCAGTGGCATTCTCTCGCCAAAGTCAGTCCCGCTTCCTGTGACACCAGGCGTCGCAAACTTGGAGAGCCCGGTCAAAGAGACGCCGAGTAGTATCCTCTCGCCAAAATCGGTACCGCTTCCAGATACGCCGACAGTCGCAGCCGCGAAGAGCCCGATGAAAGAGACCCCCAGTGGAATCCTCTCGCCGAAATCAGTCCCTCTCCCACAGACACCGACGACAGCCAAAGAAGCGGCCAAAGATACGAAGCCTGCGACCGCGAAAGCCGACGCCAAGCCCGCCGCAACCAAAGACACAAAAGCAAAGGATGTAAAGGCCAAGGCTGCGACGACGAGGACTACAACAGCAAAGGCTACAACAGTGAAGGCTACGACGGCAAAAGCTACGACGGCAAAAGCTACGACGGCAAAAGCTACGACGGCAAAAGCTACGACGACAAAAGATGTAAAGGCGAAGACCGCGTCCTCGTCAGCGTCAGGGTCCAAAGACGCAAAGCCGAAAACTaccaccacctccaccaGAAAACCTGCCGCAGGAGGTCTCTTCGGTCTCGGCAAACCCGCTGCAAAACCAAGGGCGAAAGCGACGACTGTCAAGGATACAAAGAGCAAGGAGGCCGTCAAGGCTAAGGATGTCAAGACCACCAGGCCGACAGCCCGGTCGGGCATCCCCAAACCTACAGATGCGAAGAAAACGACAAAGACGCCTGTTGGTGGAGCAAAGAAGGCTGCGGTTGCTGCAGGTGCCGTGGGTGCCGCGGGCGCTGCAGCTGCGGTAGCCGCTACAACGGAGAAgaaagacgaagaagacaaaaaggatgaagaagaaagccCAGAAGAAGAGTCCGAGGGAGAGAAGAGCGAAGGAGGCGAGGCTTCTAAACCAGCAGAGGCGGAAGCGAGTGACGCAGCAGACAAGACTGCTACAACAGAAGAGAGCAgcgaagaagacgacgaagaagaggagtcCTCAGAAGAGGACGAGGATGAAGAACCTAAGCCAGCAGCCCCAGCAGCAGACCCCTCAAGCAAAGCCGAAGaggacgaagaagaagaggaaagcTCAGaagaggacgacgacgaagaggaagatgacgacgaagaagatgaagaagaaagctcagacgaagacgaagacgaagaagaggaaaaAACACAAGCCCAACCCGCCAAAGACGCGAGTAAAGCTGGTGTAAGTGTCAAGGATTAA
- a CDS encoding bZIP-1 multi-domain protein yields the protein MATTIKTDPSIGDTNYQSGSGSDTKSPLAQFGFFKSLTDKKTTRDGQPPKRRGPKPDSKPALTRRQELNRQAQRTHRERKELYIKALEQEVIRLKDTFATTSRERDAFAEENRRLRELLMAHGISFEHMTSPTNGMGQVGSSTYGSSNGSISGYGPGSASTGYTSPPTNGSASHDGMGGQGMTLQQQAQQPNHHQHNGLDYDQIGIDFVLTYDRSPYLSPPPQQ from the exons ATGGCTACCACGATCAAAACCGACCCCTCCATTGGGGACACGAATTACCAAAGCGGTAGTG GCAGCGATACCAAGAGTCCTCTAGCCCAATTTGGTTTCTTCAAGAGCCTGACGGACAAGAAGACTACGAGAG ATGGTCAACCACCCAAGAGAAGGGGTCCCAAGCCTGATAGTAAGCCCGCCTTGACTAGGCGACAAGAGCTGAACCGTCAGGCACAGAG AACACATCGTGAAAGGAAGGAGCTGTACATCAAGGCCCTCGAACAAGAGGTTATCCGCCTAAAGGACACATTCGCTACTACATCGAGGGAACGCGACGCCTTTGCCGAAGAGAACCGGAGACTACGAGAACTGCTCATGGCGCATGGCATCTCTTTCGAACACATGACGTCTCCAACGAACGGAATGGGCCAGGTCGGCAGCTCCACGTATGGAAGTTCCAACGGCAGCATTTCAGGCTACGGGCCAGGGTCAGCATCAACCGGTTATACATCACCACCAACCAACGGATCGGCCTCCCACGATGGCATGGGCGGCCAGGGTATGACTCTTCAGCAGCAAGCCCAACAACCGAACCATCACCAGCACAACGGACTGGACTATGACCAAATTGGCATTGACTTCGTTCTAACGTACGACCGATCGCCCTATCTTTCTCCTCCACCCCAGCAGTAA
- a CDS encoding PutA, NAD-dependent aldehyde dehydrogenase, which yields MSSPVSQSKVAARRLHATAQHLKPASSAVAESYPMNHEPIKSPTDTPNFVDNKFVASKATQWIDLHDPATNNLVTRVPQSTDEELKAAVDSAEKAFKPWKETSLLHRQQILFKYTHLIRENWDRLAASITLEQGKTFADARGDVLRGLQVAETACGITTQMTGEVLEVAKDMETRSYREPLGVVAAICPFNFPAMIPLWTIPIAAVTGNTCVIKPSERDPGACMILAELAEKAGFPPGVINIVHGAAKTVDFIIDEPRIKAISFVGSNQAGEYIYARASAKGKRVQANLGAKNHAAVLPDCNKNHALNAIAGAAFGAAGQRCMALSTLVMIGETKDWVPEIAERAKELSMNGGFEEGADLGPVISPQSKKRIEDLIASAEEEGATILLDGRGQKPSSEKYANGNWVGPTIIANVKPHMKCYKEEIFGPVLVCLNVETIDEAIDMINANEYGNGTAIFTRSGATAGRFQREIEAGQVGINVPIPVPLPMFSFTGNKKSVAGGGASTFYGKPGLQFYTQQKTVTSLWRSEDAVATKASVNMPTHS from the exons ATGTCGTCGCCAGTTAGTCAAAGCAAAGTCGCCGCACGGCGGCTGCATGCCACGGCTCAACACCTCAAGCCAGCATCGTCTGCCGTGGCCGAGTCGTATCCCATGAACCACGAGCCAATAAAGTCGCCAACAGATACACCGAACTTTGTCGATAACAAGTTCGTGGCTTCAAAAGCAACGCAATGGATTGATCTGCATGATCCTGCGACCAACAACCTGGTGACGCGCGTTCCCCAAAGCACCGATGAGGAGCTCAAGGCGGCAGTTGATAGCGCCGAGAAGGCGTTCAAGCCTTGGAAAGAGACGAGTCTGCTTCACAGACAGCAAATCTTGTTTAAATACACACATTTGATTCGTGAGAACTGGGACAGGCTAGCTGCCAGCATCACGTTGGAGCAGGGCAAGACGTTTGCGGATGCACGAGGAGATGTGCTCCGCGGCTTGCAAGTTGCCGAGACTGCCTGTGGTATCACGACGCAGATGACTGGTGAGGTACTTGAGGTGGCAAAAGACATGGAGACACGCAGCTACAGAGAGCCATTGGGCGTGGTGGCTGCTATCTGCCCGTTCA ACTTCCCCGCTATGATACCTCTTTGGACCATCCCCATCGCCGCCGTTACTGGTAACACGTGCGTCATCAAGCCTTCGGAACGTGACCCTGGTGCCTGCATGATTCTCGCGGAGCTCGCAGAGAAGGCTGGATTCCCTCCAGGTGTAATCAACATTGTACATGGTGCGGCCAAGACTGTCGACTTTATCATTGACGAGCCCCGTATCAAGGCAATCAGCTTTGTGGGAAGCAACCAAGCTGGAGAGTACATTTATGCGCGTGCATCTGCCAAGGGCAAGCGTGTGCAGGCCAACTTGGGCGCGAAGAATCACGCAGCTGTTCTGCCCGACTGCAACAAGAACCATGCGTTGAACGCGATTGCTGGTGCTGCATTCGGTGCTGCAGGCCAGCGATGCATGGCTCTGAGCACTCTGGTCATGATCGGTGAGACCAAAGATTGGGTTCCTGAGATTGCAGAGCGTGCAAAGGAGCTCTCGATGAACGGTGGTTTTGAAGAAGGCGCAGACCTGGGACCAGTTATCAGCCCGCAATCCAAGAAGAGGATCGAAGATCTCATTGCGAGCgccgaggaggagggtgcgaCTATCCTTCTTGATGGACGTGGTCAAAAGCCATCATCTGAAAAGTACGCAAATGGCAATTGG GTCGGACCGACTATTATCGCCAACGTCAAGCCACACATGAAGTGCTACAAGGAGGAGATTTTCGGGCCCGTACTGGTCTGCTTGAATGTTGAGACGATTGACGAAGCCATCGACATGATCAACGCCAACGAATACGGCAACGGCACAGCCATCTTCACGCGCTCAGGTGCCACTGCCGGTCGCTTCCAGCGCGAGATTGAGGCCGGACAGGTCGGCATCAATGTGCCCATTCCCGTCCCT CTCCCCATGTTCTCCTTCACTGGCAACAAGAAGTCAGTTGCGGGTGGTGGCGCTAGCACCTTTTACGGTAAACCGGGACTTCAATTCTACACACAACAAAAGACGGTAACGAGTCTGTGGAGAAGTGAAGATGCCGTAGCAACTAAGGCGTCGGTAAACATGCCTACGCACAGCTAG
- a CDS encoding HepA, Superfamily II DNA-RNA helicase, SNF2 family gives MYRRDPIVSSSPPPTISRAASHGNDEANDTYVTQPTQILGERSPFFAAPSDSTQPTLIVTPRANRVQSTVSSQLQVPRSSPTRYSSPVMSPQSQRPYMGYSNPMAPPGTSFFPPQAVRKPIHDITSDDDPPVERDPDEEESEFRSNIPLSKIEMVSMTSRVEETPQKPMFDLSGYKYSGDDSRKRPSDRYGSSTPPKRQKAVPQGRPSRAMPVDLTRDDEMTLDDIKDVTMKHATQQLKNVYHLRTVKQVYEALVMKKGNVQDASTYLADQESDDELLQLPQFGVAQPKSNPVVKKTAQRVLKQPVKSLQDKYSKLGATQTAPVVIDSPEREQPRKRGRLVKGTDRKGRVAFSPSPDASPQRPQPPKKQAPIVVSSDEDEGIDAAHVIDDDDPDASMAAENSFDEKALLNFFNTCSVEAMVDLSGHKEEDIQEIFQQRPFASLDAVRKVHADLAPVEKGKKKARKPRITTGTRLVESTEGMWNAYSTIDSVVKQCEVLGKPMIAGMARWGIDIFGASTEEGMDVTSLDDSSDTSSARDSGYHTPRSPNGSDTELQSVRKAASRTKLLKQPAIMNDDIELKDYQVVGLNWLNLLWQTKTSGILADDMGLGKTCQIIAFLSHLKEQNGGKPALIVVPGSTLENWCREFERFSKTIHFTPYYGSQAERFLHQDSILENIRQGTCDVIITTYDLTFRKDDLVFLKRCRPEICIFDEGHMLKNANTIRYKSLMKIPTPCRILLTGTPLQNSLQELMSILGFLMPKVFYGDQQEEVQEMLQILFKHKAKTMESDSHSSLLSAQRIQRARTMLMPFILRRKKAQVLKHLPKKTSRVEYCDLTDTQRTLYNEQLAKQRKILEDRAAGIPVKDHANVMMKLRQAAIHPLLFRHRYDNDKIRKMAKACLKEETFAESNPDIIYEELELYQDYQCHQLASKYRALKKFELQNHEWMDSGKVAKLLALLKKYKENGDRALVFSQFTSVMDILGWVFDDHDINFMRMDGSTPIQERQSLMDVFYQDESIQLFMISTKSGGAGINLACANKVIIFDSSFNPQDDIQAENRAHRVGQTREVEVVRLVTKDTVEEQIYALGVSKLELDKMVQGEEGEDKGKGKKKDTTALSKAEEAGIEAVELMMMQQLKSPEEKSDKDMGKGDVKELYLDGLKKAGLDVAA, from the coding sequence ATGTATCGTCGCGATCCTATAGTCTCGTCTTCACCACCGCCTACTATATCACGCGCTGCTTCACATGGCAACGACGAAGCCAACGACACCTACGTCACCCAGCCGACGCAAATCCTCGGTGAACGCTCGCCTTTCTTTGCTGCGCCATCTGATAGCACCCAACCTACTCTTATAGTCACTCCGCGCGCAAACAGAGTCCAAAGCACCGTTTCTTCGCAATTGCAAGTCCCGCGCTCGTCGCCTACCCGCTACTCTTCGCCCGTCATGTCGCCCCAGTCGCAACGCCCGTATATGGGCTATAGCAATCCAATGGCGCCGCCTGGCACGAGCTTCTTTCCTCCACAAGCCGTTCGCAAGCCAATCCACGACATTACCTCTGACGACGATCCACCTGTCGAACGCGACCCGGACGAAGAAGAGTCTGAGTTCAGGTCGAACATACCCCTGTCTAAGATTGAGATGGTTTCAATGACGTCGAGAGTTGAGGAGACACCGCAGAAGCCGATGTTCGATTTATCGGGATACAAATACAGCGGCGATGATTCACGGAAACGGCCGTCTGATCGCTACGGTTCAAGTACGCCACCGAAGAGGCAAAAGGCAGTGCCGCAAGGACGTCCTTCGCGTGCCATGCCAGTCGACTTGACCAGGGACGACGAAATGACTCTGGACGATATAAAAGATGTTACTATGAAGCACGCCACGCAACAACTAAAAAACGTATATCACTTACGTACAGTGAAGCAGGTGTACGAGGCGCTGGTCATGAAGAAGGGCAATGTCCAGGATGCTTCCACATACTTGGCAGACCAAGAGTCCGACGACGAGTTGCTTCAACTTCCTCAGTTTGGTGTAGCTCAGCCCAAGTCAAATCCGGTTGTCAAGAAGACTGCCCAGCGTGTATTGAAGCAGCCAGTGAAGTCATTACAGGACAAATACTCAAAGCTGGGAGCAACGCAGACTGCCCCGGTCGTCATTGATAGCCCTGAGAGGGAGCAACCGAGGAAGAGGGGTCGGCTCGTCAAGGGAACAGATAGGAAAGGCAGAGTCGCCTTTTCGCCCTCACCAGACGCTTCACCGCAGCGCCCGCAACCGCCCAAGAAGCAAGCCCCAATCGTTGTCTCTTCGGACGAGGATGAGGGTATTGACGCCGCGCATGTTATTGACGATGACGACCCGGACGCAAGCATGGCGGCGGAGAATAGTTTCGACGAGAAAGCTCTCTTGAACTTCTTCAACACTTGTTCAGTCGAGGCTATGGTTGATCTGTCCGGGCACAAGGAGGAGGACATACAAGAGATATTCCAACAACGTCCTTTTGCTTCGCTCGATGCCGTTCGTAAAGTTCATGCCGACCTTGCACCAGTCGAGAAGGGAAAGAAGAAGGCTCGTAAGCCGCGAATAACAACCGGTACGCGCCTTGTGGAGTCCACCGAGGGTATGTGGAACGCATACTCTACTATCGACTCAGTCGTCAAGCAATGTGAAGTCCTTGGAAAGCCAATGATTGCAGGAATGGCTCGATGGGGGATTGACATTTTTGGTGCTTCGACGGAGGAAGGCATGGATGTAACTAGTCTCGACGATAGCAGCGACACCAGCTCTGCGCGAGACTCAGGTTATCACACGCCGCGGAGTCCCAATGGCAGCGATACGGAGTTACAGAGCGTACGCAAAGCAGCCAGCCGTACGAAGCTACTGAAACAGCCTGCCATCATGAATGATGATATCGAGCTCAAAGACTATCAGGTTGTCGGTCTCAACTGGCTGAATCTTTTGTGGCAGACGAAGACATCTGGTATTTTGGCCGACGACATGGGTCTGGGCAAGACATGCCAAATTATTGCGTTTTTATCGCATCTGAAAGAGCAAAACGGGGGCAAACCTGCGCTTATTGTTGTACCAGGATCGACTTTGGAGAACTGGTGTCGTGAATTTGAGCGCTTCTCAAAGACCATCCACTTTACGCCATACTACGGATCACAAGCAGAGCGCTTTTTGCACCAGGACAGCATTCTTGAGAATATCCGGCAGGGCACGTGTGATGTGATCATCACAACGTACGACCTGACGTTTAGGAAAGACGATCTTGTCTTCCTCAAGAGGTGCCGACCTGAGATTTGCATCTTTGACGAAGGCCATATGCTGAAGAATGCCAACACGATCCGATACAAGAGCTTGATGAAGATCCCTACTCCCTGTAGGATCTTGTTGACTGGTACGCCGCTGCAGAACAGTCTTCAAGAGCTCATGTCGATCCTTGGTTTCTTGATGCCCAAGGTCTTCTACGGAGATCAGCAAGAGGAAGTTCAGGAGATGTTGCAGATTTTGTTCAAACACAAGGCCAAGACTATGGAGAGCGACTCGCATAGCTCTTTACTGTCTGCGCAGCGTATCCAGCGTGCTCGTACGATGTTGATGCCGTTTATTCTCCGACGAAAGAAGGCACAGGTGCTCAAGCATCTCCCGAAGAAGACTTCACGCGTTGAGTACTGCGACCTCACCGATACCCAGAGGACGCTGTACAACGAGCAACTAGCCAAGCAGCGCAAGATTCTCGAGGACCGAGCCGCTGGCATTCCCGTCAAGGATCACGCCAACGTTATGATGAAGCTTCGTCAAGCAGCTATTCATCCTCTACTCTTTCGTCACCGTTACGACAACGATAAGATTCGGAAGATGGCCAAAGCCTGTCTAAAGGAAGAGACCTTTGCCGAAAGCAACCCGGACATCATCTACGAAGAGCTAGAGCTCTACCAAGACTACCAATGTCACCAGCTTGCTTCCAAGTATCGCGCCCTCAAGAAATTCGAGCTCCAAAACCACGAATGGATGGACTCCGGCAAGGTCGCCAAACTCCTTGCGCTACTGAAGAAATACAAGGAAAACGGCGATCGCGCCCTCGTCTTCTCGCAATTCACGTCCGTCATGGATATCCTCGGCTGGGTCTTTGACGACCACGACATCAATTTCATGCGCATGGACGGCTCCACTCCAATCCAAGAGCGCCAGTCTTTGATGGACGTTTTCTACCAAGACGAATCAATCCAGCTCTTCATGATCAGCACAAAGAGCGGTGGTGCAGGTATCAACCTCGCCTGTGCTAACAAAGTCATCATCTTCGACTCGTCGTTCAACCCACAAGACGACATCCAAGCCGAGAACCGTGCTCACCGCGTCGGTCAAACGCGCGAGGTGGAAGTTGTACGACTTGTAACCAAGGACACCGTCGAAGAGCAGATCTACGCTCTTGGCGTGAGTAAGCTTGAGCTAGATAAGATGGTGcagggagaagaaggcgaagataaaggcaagggcaagaagaAAGATACCACCGCTTTGAGCAAAGCCGAGGAAGCCGGTATAGAAGCTGTTGAGTTGATGATGATGCAGCAACTCAAGAGTCCGGAGGAGAAGTCAGATAAAGACATGGGAAAAGGAGATGTCAAGGAGTTGTACTTGGATGGCTTGAAGAAGGCGGGTTTGGATGTTGCGGCTTGA
- a CDS encoding VMA21 domain containing protein — MTTRRIVTSEKSTLDYDGKGAPEPSNTSPAVPSSVIWKLMSFTFAMITLPIGTYFFTVNWVFQGNATYAGGLAALMANVVLIAYVIMAFRDDQEEMREEAEKSKKKL; from the exons ATGACAACTAGACGGATTGTTACCAGCGAGAAGTCGACTCTCGACTACGATGGAAAGGGTGCACCAGAGCCATCCAACACCTCTCCGGCTGTGCCGTC ATCTGTCATCTGGAAGTTGATGAGCTTCACTTTTGCCATGATCACACTACCAATCGGCACCTACTTCTTCACCGTGAACTGGGTCTTTCAGG GCAACGCAACGTATGCAGGGGGTCTAGCCGCACTCATGGCAAACGTCGTCTTGATAGCCTATGTCATCATGGCTTTCCGGGACGACCAAGAAGAGATGCGGGAGGAGGCTGAAAAGTCCAAGAAGAAGCTGTAG
- a CDS encoding Protamine-P1 multi-domain protein → MGFTKNILFAGAFALCAFAAPVPDCDETPNAEVTGSLTADNLIAIAPATASCSGASFPDECATASQAATALNKAFSTYKITSKGEKAAIIAYEIFESGDFKYKKNHFPGRPGQGTRMMAMPDYVEQYATSVAGPAAVAQAKAAGGDAGKVAILDLVNGDDEKSFGSAAWFVSNVCSAGVRAGLAAGTLDGWHQFLSACVNTPSDPTRDPAWKAAIATIQ, encoded by the exons ATGGGTTTCACCAAGAACATTCTCTTCGCCGGCGCCTTCGCCCTCTGCGCTTTCGCTGCACCTGTTCCAGACTGTGACGAGACCCCAAACGCCGAAGTCACGGGCTCGTTGACTGCAGACAACCTCATCGCCATCGCACCCGCAACCGCATCGTGCAGCGGCGCAAGCTTCCCCGATGAATGCGCCACCGCATCTCAAGCTGCAACCGCGCTGAACAAGGCATTTTCCACCTACAAGATTACTTCAAAGGGCGAAAAAGCTGCCATCATTGCCTACGAGATCTTCGAGAGCGGTGATTTCAAGTACAAGAAGAACCACTTCCCAGGTCGCCCCGGCCAGGGCACAAGGA TGATGGCTATGCCAGATTACGTCGAGCAATACGCCACCAGTGTCGCAGGTCCAGCCGCAGTCGCACAGGCCAAAGCCGCAGGCGGAGATGCTGGCAAAGTCGCTATTCTCGATCTTGTCAACGGCGACGATGAGAAGAGCTTTGGTAGCGCTGCTTGGTTCGTGAGCAATGTTTGCAGTGCTGGTGTTCGAGCTGGCCTTGCGGCTGGCACCCTGGATGGCTGGCACCAGTTTTTGAGCGCCTGCGTCAATACTCCTTCTGATCCTACACGCGATCCTGCCTGGAAAGCTGCTATTGCTACTATCCAGTAA
- a CDS encoding Tas, oxidoreductase (related to aryl-alcohol dehydrogenase), with amino-acid sequence MSAVVESKFDPKDMEFRRLGPAGLKVSVFSLGGWLTYGGTQKGSIVKDCMQEAWNHGINFFDTAEIYAAGECEIEMGKAFKELQWPRDEYVLTTKVFFGTKRKEPNTRGLSKKHIVEGLKSSLARLDHSYVDVVFAHRFDPEVGMKEIVEAFTQTINMNLAYYWGTSEWSAEQIQEAIDVAEKYNLIAPIVEQPQYNAFHRERFEKEYAPLYKKYQYGTTTWSPLASGVLTGKYNDGIPEDSRYATNPEFFKNSVEALKSEEGQAKIKKVKELTKIAEKLGATTTQLALAWTAKNPNVSTVILGATKVEQVKDNCGAIKLLPKLTPEVMEEIEKILDNKP; translated from the exons ATGTCTGCCGTTGTAGAAAGCAAGTTTGACCCCAA GGATATGGAATTCCGCCGCCTGGGACCTGCTGGTCTCAAGGTCTCGGTCTTCTCCCTTGGTGGCTGGTTGACATATGGAGGAACTCAGAAGGGTTCAATTGTCAAGGACTGCATGCAGGAAGCCTGGAACCACGGCATCAACTTCTTCGACACTGCCGAGATCTATGCTGCGGGAGAGTGCGAGATTGAGATGGGCAAGGCCTTCAAGGAGTTGCAATGGCCTCGTGATGAGTATGTCTTGACGACGAAG GTATTCTTCGGCACAAAGAGAAAGGAACCAAACACTAG GGGATTGTCCAAGAAGCACATTGTTGAGGGGTTGAAGAGCTCCTTGGCGCGCCTTGACCACTCATATGTCGACGTCGTTTTTGCCCACCGCTTCGACCCCGA GGTTGGCATGAAGGAAATCGTCGAGGCCTTCACACAGACTATCAACATGAACTTGGCCTACTACTGGGGTACCTCCGAATGGTCCGCAGAGCAAATCCAAGAAGCAATCGACGTTGCAGAGAAGTACAATCTCATTGCACCCATTGTAGAGCAGCCTCAGTACAATGCCTTCCATCGTGAGAGGTTTGAGAAGGAGTATGCCCCACTTTACAAAAAATACCAATATGGCACTA CCACGTGGTCTCCTTTGGCGTCAGGTGTATTAACAGGCAAGTACAATGATGGTATCCCTGAGGATAGTCGATATGCGACCAATCCTGAGTTTTTTAAGAACTCAGTTGAGGCACTGAAGAGCGAGGAGGGACAGGCCAAGATCAAGAAGGTCAAGGAGCTTACCAAGATTGCTGAGAAGCTTGGGGCTACTACAACACAGCTGGCGCTGGCCTGGACTGCTAAGAACCCTAATGTCAGCACCGTCATCCTGGGTGCGACCAAGGTCGAGCAGGTCAAGGACAACTGTGGCGCCATCAAGCTGCTTCCGAAGCTGACACCAGAAGTCATGGAAGAAATTGAGAAGATCCTTGACAACAAGCCGTAA